Proteins co-encoded in one Colletes latitarsis isolate SP2378_abdomen chromosome 2, iyColLati1, whole genome shotgun sequence genomic window:
- the Smc3 gene encoding structural maintenance of chromosomes 3 encodes MYIKQVIIQGFKSYREQTVVEPFDPRHNVVVGRNGSGKSNFFYAIQFVLSDEFSHLRPEQRQALLHEGTGPRVISAHVEIIFDNSDGRLPIDKEEVYLRRVIGSKKDQYFLNKRIVTRNDVMNLLESAGFSRSNPYYIVKQGKINQMATAPDSQRLKLLREVAGTRVYDDRREESKFILKETEGKLEKIQDFLRTIEERLKTLEEEKEELKEYQCWDKQRRCLEYTIHERELKENKRKLEEVEKSRANSGAEQARLGAEAKTAQEMVRAAMKRLKEAKKEVQTAKEERDTLSAEQQQLLKEKTKLNLTINDLLEEVKGDNDSKKRAQQELEKLKVNIAAREAELEVLKPEYEEMKRVEEECTRELQLKEQKRKELYAKQGRGSQFTSKDARDKWIQNELKQLTKQIKDKEEHQRKISDDLKKDAEKQVILERKIEEHTREMEQQRSSIDEHNKQYYELTKAKDQCQATRKEQYRQESVLQLNLSGLKEDLAKADQSLRSMAGKPILNGRDSVRKVLDTFRTRKDMAHEVKSYYGPVIENFSCEKNFYMAVEVTAGNRLFHHIVDTDKFGTKIMKEMNNQRLPGEVTFMPLNKLYVKDIDYPNTSDAMPMISKLDYDEKYDKALRYIFGKTLICRNLETATNLARTTGLDCVTLEGDQVSSKGSLTGGYFNTQRSRLDIQKTRSELMAQISSLESQLATLKDEIRKADQNISSYVSEMQRTETKNSKAKDVYDKMKAEIRLMKEELSAIGRYRTPKERSLAQCTSSLDAMRATKEGLESELHQELMAQLSVADQRQVDTLNDDIRRLTKDNKEAFAKRMRLEAEKNKLENLLTNNLVRRKDELVQALQEISVEDRQRQLESSNAQLADIEKRLVKVNADFKAQNERVSNAIKKQKVESAEGEKWKVKEKEAQEKIEADAKDLEKLASKLNILQQKIVECTQKITELGALPSHEVYSKFSAMSTKQLFKEMEKANNHLKKYSHVNKKALDQFMSFSDQKEKLVKRKEELDRGDEKIKELMSVLEQRKCEAIQFTFKQVSKYFSEVFKKLVPSGHAQLVMKTADGDEGDDTTPESADSDRFIGVGIRVSFTGHRAEMREMNQLSGGQKSLVALALIFAIQKCDPAPFYLFDEIDQALDAQHRKAVADMIHELSSDAQFITTTFRPELLQHANKFYGVKFRNKVSHVVCVTREEAADFVEDDTTHG; translated from the exons GTGATCATACAAGGGTTCAAGTCATATCGTGAGCAGACAGTAGTAGAACCCTTTGATCCAAGGCACAATGTAGTAG TCGGGAGAAATGGTTCTGGCAAGAGCAATTTCTTTTATGCAATTCAGTTTGTCTTAAGCGATGAATTTTCTCATCTAAGACCAGAACAGAGACAGGCTTTGTTGCACGAGGGTACCGGACCAAGAGTTATTTCCGCTCATGTAGAAATCATATTTGATAATTCGGATGGAAGATTACCG ATCGATAAAGAAGAAGTGTATCTGAGGAGAGTGATCGGCTCAAAAAAGGAccaatattttcttaataagAGGATAGTAACTAGAAACGATGTAATGAATTTATTGGAATCAGCAGGATTTTCTAGGTCGAATCCGTACTATATAGTGAAGCAAGGAAAG ATAAACCAAATGGCAACTGCACCAGATTCACAGAGACTTAAATTATTGAGAGAAGTAGCTGGTACCAGAGTATACGACGACCGAAGAGAAgagtcaaaatttattttaaaagaaacGGAGGGAAAATTGGAGAAAATTCAGGACTTTCTGCGAACAATAG AGGAACGTTTGAAGACTTTAGAGGAGGAAAAGGAGGAGCTCAAAGAGTATCAATGTTGGGACAAACAACGTCGCTGTTTGGAATATACAATCCACGAGCGTGAGCTTAAAGAGAATAAAAGAAAGTTGGAAGAGGTCGAAAAATCTAGGGCCAATAGCGGCGCGGAACAGGCGCGATTAGGCGCGGAAGCGAAAACTGCACAGGAAATGGTAAGAGCTGCGATGAAACGTCTTAAAGAGGCAAAGAAGGAAGTGCAGACCGCAAAAGAGGAACGCGATACGCTTAG CGCCGAGCAACAGCAACTGCTTAAAGAGAAAACCAAATTGAATTTAACTATCAATGATCTGTTGGAAGAAGTGAAAGGGGATAACGACAGTAAAAAACGAGCTCAACAGGagttagaaaaattaaaagtaaacaTTGCAGCGAGAGAAGCCGAATTAGAAGTGCTCAAGCCAGAA TACGAGGAAATGAAACGCGTGGAAGAGGAATGTACGCGCGAGTTGCAATTGAAAGAACAGAAACGAAAAGAGTTGTACGCCAAGCAGGGTCGCGGCAGTCAATTTACTAGCAAG GATGCTAGGGACAAATGGATACAAAACGAGCTTAAGCAACTTACCAAGCAAATTAAAGATAAAGAGGAACACCAAAGGAAAATTAGCGACGACTTGAAGAAAGACGCGGAGAAACAAGTTATTTTAGAGAGGAAAATCGAAGAGCACACGCGGGAAATGGAACAGCAACGATCGTCGATAGATGAACATAATAAGCAATATTATGAATTAACGAAAGCGAAGGATCAGTGTCAAGCCACCAGAAAAGAGCA GTACCGTCAAGAAAGCGTGTTACAACTTAATTTATCAGGGCTCAAAGAAGATCTGGCGAAAGCAGACCAAAGTTTACGATCCATGGCTGGAAAGCCTATCCTGAACGGACGAGACAGCGTGCGAAAAGTACTGGACACGTTTCG AACGCGCAAAGACATGGCCCACGAGGTGAAAAGCTATTACGGCCCCGTGATCGAGAACTTCAGCTGCGAGAAGAACTTTTACATGGCCGTAGAGGTAACCGCTGGAAACCGGTTGTTCCATCACATCGTGGACACCGACAAATTCGGTACAAAAATCATGAAAGAGATGAACAACCAACGACTTCCCGGCGAGGTGACGTTTATGCCTTTGAATAAACTTTACGTGAAGGATATAGACTATCCGAACACTAGCGACGCTATGCCTATGATCTCGAAATTGGATTACGACGAGAAGTACGACAAAGCTCTGAGGTATATTTTTGGGAAAACGTTGATCTGCCGTAACCTGGAAACCGCGACAAATTTGGCCCGCACTACCGGTTTGGATTGCGTGACTCTAGAAGGTGACCAAGTGTCGTCGAAAGGATCGTTGACCGGTGGATACTTCAACACGCAAAGGTCGCGTTTGGATATACAGAAAACCAGGTCGGAACTGATGGCGCAAATCTCGTCTCTCGAGTCTCAGCTCGCGACCCTTAAGGATGAGATCAGAAAGGCGGACCAGAACATCAGTTCCTACGTTAGCGAAATGCAACGGACTGAAACTAAGAACAGCAAAGCTAAGGACGTGTATGATAAGATGAAGGCGGAGATACGACTCATGAAGGAAGAACTGAGCGCGATAGGAAGGTACCGCACGCCTAAAGAGAGAAGCCTCGCACAGTGCACGTCGAGTTTAGACGCGATGCGCGCGACGAAGGAGGGCTTGGAAAGTGAATTGCACCAAGAACTCATGGCGCAATTATCCGTTGCCGATCAACGCCAGGTGGACACATTGAACGACGATATAAGACGTCTGACGAAAGATAATAAAGAGGCGTTCGCTAAACGTATGCGACTAGAGGCGGAAAAGAACAAATTAGAAAACTTACTGACCAACAATTTAGTGAGGAGGAAAGACGAACTGGTTCAAGCTTTGCAAGAAATATCGGTGGAAGATCGGCAACGTCAATTGGAATCGTCGAACGCGCAATTGGCGGATATCGAGAAGAGATTGGTGAAAGTGAACGCAGACTTCAAAGCTCAGAACGAGAGAGTCAGCAATGCTATAAAGAAGCAAAAGGTGGAGTCCGCGGAGGGTGAGAAATGGAAAGTGAAGGAGAAGGAAGCGCAGGAAAAGATAGAAGCCGATGCTAAAGATTTAGAAAAACTGGCCAGCAAATTGAAtatcctgcaacagaaaatagtaGAGTGTACGCAAAAGATAACTGAACTTGGCGCGCTACCTAGTCACGAGGTGTACTCTAAATTCAGCGCGATGTCCACCAAACAGTTGTTCAAAGAAATGGAAAAAGCAAACAATCATTTGAAGAAATACAG TCATGTAAATAAAAAAGCGTTGGACCAGTTCATGTCGTTTAGCGATCAAAAGGAGAAGCTGGTGAAAAGAAAAGAGGAATTGGACAGAGGCGACGAAAAGATTAAAGAACTGATGTCGGTGCTCGAGCAACGTAAATGCGAAGCGATTCAATTTACCTTCAAACAA GTAAGCAAATATTTTAGCGAAGTGTTCAAGAAACTTGTGCCATCGGGTCACGCACAGTTAGTTATGAAGACAGCGGATGGCGACGAAGGAGATGACACGACACCAGAATCGGCGGATTCTGACAGATTTATTGGAGTCG GCATACGAGTGTCTTTTACCGGTCACAGAGCTGAAATGAGAGAAATGAATCAGTTGTCCGGTGGTCAGAAATCGTTGGTAGCGTTAGCGTTAATATTTGCAATTCAAAAGTGCGATCCAGCGCCATTTTACTTGTTCGATGAGATCGACCAAGCTTTAGACGCGCAACACAGGAAAGCTGTGGCGGATATGATCCACGAACTCAGCTCCGACGCCCAGTTTATCACGACGACGTTCAG GCCGGAATTGTTACAACATGCGAACAAATTTTACGGTGTCAAATTTAGAAACAAAGTTTCTCACGTTGTGTGCGTGACGCGGGAAGAGGCAGCCGACTTTGTGGAAGATGACACAACGCATGGTTAA
- the Spase25 gene encoding signal peptidase complex subunit Spase25 yields MGADKNSETLVVQINKWDGSAVKNALDDAVKDVLTKKYNYIENFALLDGRLILSGIAVTVAIIALLCDQQYPFPASKPVLVACASTYFLLMGILTLYTTYKEKSIFIVAIHRDQAGFNPDLIWEASSYLKKHDDKYNLVLSVRNTATGNVNETSVTKSVGNFIDVNGVVIPDLVENVVTNMHDSLTSQRKEK; encoded by the exons ATGGGTGCCGACAAAAACAGTGAGACTCTT GTTGTGCAAATCAATAAGTGGGACGGTTCGGCCGTGAAGAATGCATTGGACGACGCGGTTAAGGATGTACTTACGAAAAAGTACAACTACATAGAGAACTTTGCGTTACTCGATGGAAGGTTAATTCTCAGTGGGATAGCTGTAACAGTAGCCATTATTGCCCTGCTCTGCGACCAGCAGTATCCTTTCCCAGCATCTAAACCTGTTTTGGTCGCCTGTGCCTCGACATACTTTCTCTTAATGGGAATTTTAACATTGTATACAACATACAAGGAAAAGAGTATATTCATTGTGGCGATACACAG AGACCAAGCGGGTTTCAATCCTGACCTTATTTGGGAAGCGAGCTCCTATTTGAAAAAACATGACGATAAATACAACCTAGTATTGTCTGTCAGGAACACAGCTACGGGAAATGTGAATGAAACCAGCGTCACAAAGTCTGTAGGAAACTTCATCGATGTCAATGGCGTCGTTATCCCAGATTTAGTAGAGAATGTCGTAACGAACATGCACGATAGCTTAACCAGCCAACGCAAAGAGAAGTAA